AACGCAAGCTTTTATCGGTGATCTGTCACGGAGCATCGCTGCTCAGTCCTACAGTCGTGGCGATCGCCATCCCAATTCTGATTCTGCTGCTCTCCAATGACCCGATCGTGCAGGTGAATGCGAAAGAGGCGATTAACTTTAGCATCAACCTGATCATTTATGGAGTTGTCATTCTTGTGCTTTTTATCTCTCTGGTCGGCATTCCTTTAGCTCTGCTGTTCGGCAGCATTCTATTGATTGCCAGCATTATTTTTCCCATCATTGCGATGGTGGCTGTGGCAACCAGTCCTGACCAGCCTTACCGCTATCCCTTCATTTTTGCCATTGTGTAGAGCGATCGCAACTGTAAAAAATTCTCTACCAAACAACAATTTGTAATGTTTCTATAACGTTACTTTGCCTCATTCACATGAAAACTTCGGGTATCTTAGGCTGAAGCTTCGTGATGAATGGGAAACGGGCATGACAACCATCGATTCAGCCCAGGCGATACAGCAAGTTTTAGGCATTGATTCAACTCAGGTCACCCAACAGGTTTTAGATCTGGTTGATGGGTATGTTCAAGCCTTTCAACCTCCTCTAACCCAAGCTTGCCTGACCAAAATTGCTGAGGCGGCGATCGCTCAAACGATTCCTCCGCTAAAGGGGGTTTCGTTGAATGAAGCAACGACAGCAATCTCTCAACTTAAAGATGTTTCTTTGGATGAAGCGTCGATTAAACAGCGGATTTTGCAGGAAGTGATGACGCGGTTTAATCCACTGGCGGCTCTCAACCGGCAGGTCAATCCAGACACCTTAAAACTGGCAGCAAACTTGCATCAGCAAATTACAAATTTCACACCCGAAAAGGGGGTCGCTGAGGCTTTAAATGTGTTGGATGCCTATGTTCAACAATACAAACCCTCTGTTGTTCCGGCTGCGCTATACCCGGTCGTCAAAACGATTCTGCCCCAAATCAAGGGTTTAAGGTTAACTCCAGACACGCTGGAGCGATTGGCAACT
The window above is part of the Oscillatoria sp. FACHB-1407 genome. Proteins encoded here:
- a CDS encoding DUF4870 domain-containing protein, encoding MSELEQRKLLSVICHGASLLSPTVVAIAIPILILLLSNDPIVQVNAKEAINFSINLIIYGVVILVLFISLVGIPLALLFGSILLIASIIFPIIAMVAVATSPDQPYRYPFIFAIV